The Gracilibacillus caseinilyticus genome segment CATGTTTGTCCTCAGTATCTGCAACACCGTCTAATACGCCCTGGACATAACCTTTGATTGACGTAATGGGAGTCCGTAAATCATGGGAGATGCTAGCGATCAGTTCACGACGGTTCGTTTCATATTTTTCCTGCGTCTGTTTCGCCGTTTGCAAACTGTTACGCATCTCTTCCATCATATCAGCTAACTCACCAAGCTCATCATTAGTTGACACCTGAATGGGTTCATCGAGATTTCCTTGCTTTATTTTCCCTGCCGCATTTCTTAATTGTTGAATCGGCTTAATGATCGTCCATGAAACGAAATAGGTCAGCAATCCATTCGTTAATACGAGTACAAGAATTACACCTGCTAAACGATAATTCATAAATGTTTGCATCACCTGTTCATTACGAGTTCCATCACCTTTCACGAAAAACAAATAACCAAGTAAGATTTCGATTAACAAAAAACCGATGACTGGTGCAACAATCATCGCAATATTAGAAACTACTAACCTTTTTTTGATCGACATCGTAACACCTGCCTTTGCCAAGATTATATAGAAAAGCGAATAAATAAGCCAATTTATCCGTAACGCTTGAAATCACTAATTGGAACTATAACAGCACCAACAACACCTACATATACGGAGAGGTATTTAATACTCAATACAGTTTGGAATAAAAGCATCCCGGCCATTCCAATTACACTTGATAACGCAATCCCTATTACAGATCCTCCTATAAAACCTATAATTATCCCGATAAAGAGTCTCATTATGTCTGCTCCTTTTTCATATAATGATATAACTTGAACACTTTCCAACAAGCAACAAACAATAGTCCTGTACCAATCATTGGATGCATGGCAGTAAGCAGAGGCAACTTCCCACTCATATTTGCTGTAAAGTACATTACAAATACGAGAGACATCACGCCAAACAATTGCAAATACGCCCAACCCGGTAATTTGGCAAGCCAAGCAAGCACGAACATCAATAATGGTACATTAAATCCAAATAGGTGGATAAAAAACGTGTGATCTCCCCAGTGCAATGGACTTATGAACACCGCCATTCCAGCAATAACAAACTGTGCCGTAACACTAAGCAGAAATAAAATAGCAAGTCCTGCATACATATAGGTAAAAAAACGATATTTCAATATCATGACCCCCTCTGTTTGATAAGTACATGATACCGAGCATTTCTAAACAGCTGCTTAGCGATTTATTAATTTTTTATTAAATATATTTACTTACATTGGAAAAAAATAATTCATTTGATAAGATGTGTTTAAATGTTGAACACGTATAAGGAGTGTTGAAATGAACCTTGTTATTCTAATCTTGTCGATCGTGGTTTTCCTTATATCACTTAAGCTATTATCAGTAGTTAACTATCGAGGAGAACATTCTTACTTTACCGAAATTAAACAGAATTGTTTTTCTTTAATTTGTGGCCTTTCCGTAATTGTTTCACTCTTATCAGCAACTT includes the following:
- a CDS encoding sensor histidine kinase; this translates as MSIKKRLVVSNIAMIVAPVIGFLLIEILLGYLFFVKGDGTRNEQVMQTFMNYRLAGVILVLVLTNGLLTYFVSWTIIKPIQQLRNAAGKIKQGNLDEPIQVSTNDELGELADMMEEMRNSLQTAKQTQEKYETNRRELIASISHDLRTPITSIKGYVQGVLDGVADTEDKHDRYMRTIYDKTEALEYMVDELFVYSKLDLQRMPFHFDTIDLVSYCHDIIEELRFQYPMIEFSLQQSGRTLIEADREQLHRAIRNVVTNSVKYQNNNKSKIIFSITEKEENCYTDDER
- a CDS encoding DUF5957 family protein, with translation MRLFIGIIIGFIGGSVIGIALSSVIGMAGMLLFQTVLSIKYLSVYVGVVGAVIVPISDFKRYG
- a CDS encoding DUF6220 domain-containing protein, producing the protein MKYRFFTYMYAGLAILFLLSVTAQFVIAGMAVFISPLHWGDHTFFIHLFGFNVPLLMFVLAWLAKLPGWAYLQLFGVMSLVFVMYFTANMSGKLPLLTAMHPMIGTGLLFVACWKVFKLYHYMKKEQT